From a single Paenibacillus sp. FSL R5-0345 genomic region:
- a CDS encoding YbaB/EbfC family nucleoid-associated protein translates to MNNMNQMMKQVKKMQEQMLKAQEELGGKVIEGSSGGGVVTVQVNGHKKLLSIQIKPEAVDPEDVEMLQDLVITAVNDALTQAEELANNDMGKFTGGMKIPGLF, encoded by the coding sequence ATGAATAATATGAACCAAATGATGAAGCAAGTTAAGAAAATGCAGGAGCAAATGCTTAAAGCTCAAGAAGAGCTAGGTGGCAAAGTAATTGAGGGCTCATCTGGTGGCGGTGTAGTTACAGTTCAAGTGAATGGTCACAAAAAATTGCTTTCTATTCAAATTAAGCCGGAAGCTGTTGATCCGGAAGATGTTGAAATGCTGCAAGATTTAGTAATTACTGCGGTTAATGATGCTTTGACTCAAGCTGAAGAGCTTGCAAACAATGATATGGGTAAATTTACTGGTGGAATGAAGATCCCAGGTTTGTTCTAA
- a CDS encoding ABC transporter ATP-binding protein, with the protein MAGVRLEHIFKKYPGSDKATVIDINLDIKDKEFLVLVGPSGCGKSTTLRMIAGLEEISEGKMYIGDRVVNDVAPKDRDIAMVFQSYALYPHMSVYQNMAFGLKLRKVKKDEIDKKVREAAKILDIEHLLDRKPKALSGGQRQRVALGRAIVRDPQVFLMDEPLSNLDAKLRGQMRAEITKLVKRLETTCIYVTHDQTEAMTMGDRIVVMYDGIIQQAASPEELYNEPTNLFVAGFIGSPTMNFINGTLSEVSGSIRFRAENLDVEVPGGKAQIIRNKGYIGKEVIMGVRPEDIHEEPVFLEASPNTIFTSLVDVTENLGHEMLLYLSGLGKSTVIARVDGRSTTREGSKPKLAIDMNKIHFFDKESEANILLG; encoded by the coding sequence ATGGCAGGCGTACGTTTAGAGCATATTTTCAAAAAATACCCGGGTTCAGATAAAGCGACAGTAATCGATATCAATCTTGATATTAAAGATAAGGAATTTCTAGTATTGGTTGGACCTTCCGGTTGCGGTAAATCCACAACTTTGCGTATGATCGCTGGTTTGGAAGAAATCTCTGAAGGTAAAATGTACATTGGCGATCGTGTAGTTAACGACGTTGCACCTAAAGACCGCGATATCGCGATGGTATTCCAATCCTACGCCCTGTATCCGCATATGAGCGTATACCAAAACATGGCTTTCGGTTTGAAACTTCGTAAAGTGAAGAAGGATGAAATCGACAAGAAAGTTCGCGAAGCTGCTAAAATTCTCGATATCGAGCATTTGCTAGATCGTAAACCAAAAGCGCTTTCCGGTGGTCAACGCCAACGTGTCGCTTTGGGACGCGCTATCGTACGTGATCCACAAGTCTTCTTGATGGATGAGCCTCTTTCCAACTTGGATGCTAAACTTCGTGGTCAAATGCGTGCTGAAATCACTAAACTGGTTAAGCGCCTTGAAACCACTTGTATCTACGTAACGCATGACCAAACAGAAGCTATGACAATGGGTGATCGCATCGTAGTTATGTATGATGGTATCATTCAACAAGCAGCTTCCCCTGAAGAGTTGTACAATGAACCTACAAACTTGTTCGTAGCTGGATTTATCGGATCCCCTACAATGAACTTTATCAATGGTACTTTGTCTGAAGTAAGCGGTTCTATCCGTTTCCGTGCTGAGAACCTTGATGTTGAAGTACCAGGCGGAAAAGCACAAATCATCCGCAACAAAGGTTACATCGGTAAAGAAGTAATCATGGGCGTTCGTCCAGAAGATATCCATGAAGAGCCAGTATTCTTGGAAGCTTCCCCGAACACAATCTTTACTTCATTGGTTGATGTTACTGAAAACCTTGGTCATGAAATGCTCCTTTACTTGAGCGGCCTTGGTAAATCTACTGTAATCGCTCGTGTAGATGGACGTTCCACTACTCGCGAAGGCAGCAAGCCAAAATTGGCTATCGATATGAACAAAATTCACTTCTTTGATAAAGAATCCGAAGCTAACATTTTGTTGGGATAA
- a CDS encoding DUF2508 family protein, producing the protein MGWWSVLWRGVDKEQGRRESEGWETLLEVRKAHSEWERAYLMFDEALGQDQIDYAIYILEAAERKYQIHLKHAKSMGLNSSQM; encoded by the coding sequence ATGGGATGGTGGAGCGTGTTGTGGCGGGGCGTAGATAAAGAACAGGGAAGAAGAGAGTCTGAGGGTTGGGAAACGTTATTGGAGGTTCGCAAGGCGCATTCAGAGTGGGAGAGAGCGTACCTAATGTTTGATGAAGCGTTGGGTCAAGATCAAATTGATTACGCTATTTATATCCTGGAGGCGGCAGAGCGTAAATATCAGATACATCTCAAGCATGCAAAAAGCATGGGGTTAAATAGCAGTCAGATGTAG
- a CDS encoding PucR family transcriptional regulator: protein MDSETLRKKLEQLTGKRTGIKQLGRQHSASLFSMGLEAQDQLVIHEGHLWAPLYESDGRITAVWVEMEGLSSLEVQLVNYAVRNFAIALKATGLREEGEVEARQLGAWLNTELEQEKNDTEIPDEMTLKGRLFGDMIPFLLSSEIAHSPQITYRSLMKLLRSYFENEILLIPLQEKEWLILARKELLMGGDDKDDEEESVDDLLAQTSMGLHELIASEWVGVFHLAVAPAIVPVKGLTGSVALLRETIVLGRIFQVGEYIHLPWELHLERLVNSIPDVRRKQLLGQIGDYSSVLSDKEMLLTLETFFEMDCNVSETAKKLYIHRNTLLYRLDKIKQETGADVRSFGDAAIVKLTMLLYKVTKRK from the coding sequence ATGGATAGTGAGACATTGCGGAAAAAATTAGAGCAGCTCACCGGAAAGAGAACCGGAATCAAGCAGTTAGGGAGGCAGCATTCAGCTTCTCTTTTTAGCATGGGATTAGAAGCGCAGGATCAGCTGGTAATCCATGAGGGCCATCTCTGGGCACCTTTGTATGAGAGTGACGGACGTATAACCGCCGTTTGGGTAGAAATGGAAGGACTAAGCTCTCTGGAAGTACAATTGGTCAATTATGCAGTTCGGAATTTTGCTATTGCACTTAAAGCTACAGGGCTTAGAGAAGAAGGCGAAGTTGAGGCGCGGCAGCTTGGCGCCTGGTTAAACACAGAGCTAGAGCAAGAGAAGAATGATACTGAGATTCCGGATGAGATGACCTTAAAGGGGCGTCTGTTCGGTGACATGATTCCATTCCTACTTAGTAGTGAGATTGCACACAGCCCACAGATAACTTATCGTTCACTGATGAAATTGTTGCGCAGCTATTTTGAGAACGAAATCCTGCTTATTCCTCTTCAAGAAAAGGAATGGTTAATTTTAGCCCGTAAAGAATTGCTTATGGGCGGGGATGATAAGGATGATGAAGAAGAGAGTGTAGATGATCTTCTAGCACAGACTAGTATGGGTTTACATGAGCTGATAGCAAGTGAATGGGTAGGTGTATTCCATTTGGCGGTGGCTCCGGCTATTGTCCCTGTTAAGGGATTAACAGGATCTGTGGCTTTGCTCAGGGAGACGATTGTACTTGGTCGTATTTTTCAAGTAGGAGAGTATATTCATTTACCTTGGGAGCTGCATTTGGAACGTTTGGTTAACAGCATACCTGACGTACGCCGTAAACAGCTGCTTGGACAAATTGGTGATTATTCCTCTGTACTATCAGATAAAGAAATGCTGCTGACCTTAGAGACTTTCTTCGAGATGGACTGTAATGTAAGTGAAACCGCCAAGAAGCTATATATCCATCGTAATACGCTGCTATACCGTCTGGATAAGATAAAACAAGAGACTGGGGCAGATGTAAGAAGCTTTGGAGACGCTGCTATTGTGAAGCTTACTATGCTTTTGTATAAAGTGACGAAAAGGAAATAG
- the recR gene encoding recombination mediator RecR, with the protein MYYPEPLAKLIDAFTRLPGIGPKTAARLAFHVLNMKEDDVIDFAKALVSVKRNLHYCSVCCNITDTDPCKICQDKTRDPSVICVIQDSKDLVAIERTKEFNGYYHVLQGAISPMEGIGPDDIRLKELLTRLSDERVSELIMATNPNIEGEATAMYISRLVRPFEIKITRIAHGLPVGGDLEYADEVTLSKALEGRRELF; encoded by the coding sequence TTGTATTATCCCGAACCGCTAGCCAAGCTGATCGATGCTTTTACGCGCTTGCCCGGGATTGGGCCTAAGACAGCCGCCCGGTTAGCCTTTCATGTGCTTAACATGAAAGAGGATGACGTCATTGATTTTGCTAAAGCGCTAGTAAGCGTCAAACGTAATCTTCATTATTGCTCTGTCTGCTGTAATATTACGGATACTGACCCGTGTAAGATATGTCAGGACAAAACTAGAGATCCTTCAGTAATCTGTGTGATCCAAGACTCCAAGGATTTGGTGGCAATAGAACGAACCAAAGAGTTTAATGGGTATTATCACGTTCTTCAGGGTGCGATTTCACCTATGGAAGGTATAGGTCCTGATGATATTCGCTTGAAGGAATTATTGACTCGTTTGAGTGATGAGAGAGTAAGTGAGCTTATCATGGCGACCAACCCCAACATTGAGGGTGAGGCAACGGCGATGTATATTTCTCGTCTAGTTCGGCCGTTTGAGATTAAAATCACCAGAATAGCCCATGGCTTGCCTGTTGGTGGCGATCTTGAATACGCCGACGAGGTTACCTTGTCCAAGGCGTTAGAAGGCCGTCGTGAGCTATTCTAG
- the hprK gene encoding HPr(Ser) kinase/phosphatase: MAKKVKVSELVQHFQLEVISGQEGLKRPITVDDLNRPGLEIAGYFEYYPEERVQLLGKTELAFFSMLPEAERKSRLRGICNDNTPCIVITRGLDVPQELIDISNEKALPVLRSSMATTIFSSRLTSFLEGKLAPTATIHGVLCDVYGVGMLITGSSGIGKSETALELVKRGHRLIADDAVEIRQTSDNQLHGTAPELIRHLLEIRGVGIINVMTLFGAGAIRNHKRITLVVRLEAWQQDKQYDRLGLDEETTRIIDTDVPLVTIPVRPGRNLAVIIEVAAMNYRLKQMGFNAALQFTNKLTATISEDMDDLD, translated from the coding sequence ATGGCTAAGAAAGTAAAAGTATCTGAATTGGTGCAGCATTTTCAATTAGAGGTTATTTCCGGCCAGGAAGGTCTAAAGAGACCCATTACGGTCGATGACCTGAATCGCCCTGGACTAGAGATTGCTGGTTATTTTGAATATTATCCAGAAGAACGTGTTCAATTGCTAGGCAAAACAGAACTCGCTTTTTTCTCCATGCTGCCTGAAGCTGAGCGGAAAAGTCGACTTCGTGGAATTTGTAATGACAACACACCTTGTATTGTAATTACACGTGGTTTGGATGTGCCTCAGGAGTTAATTGACATAAGTAATGAAAAGGCCCTTCCTGTGCTTCGGAGCTCCATGGCTACGACTATTTTCTCCAGCCGGTTGACGAGCTTCTTAGAAGGAAAATTAGCCCCTACAGCGACGATCCATGGCGTACTTTGTGATGTATATGGTGTAGGTATGCTAATCACGGGTAGTAGTGGGATTGGTAAAAGTGAAACAGCACTTGAACTTGTAAAACGCGGACATCGCTTGATTGCTGATGATGCCGTAGAAATCCGTCAGACTTCAGATAACCAGCTGCATGGTACAGCACCTGAGTTAATCCGTCATTTACTGGAGATCCGTGGAGTAGGTATCATTAATGTAATGACACTGTTTGGTGCGGGTGCCATTCGTAATCATAAACGGATTACACTTGTTGTTAGATTGGAAGCTTGGCAGCAAGACAAGCAATATGACCGGCTTGGACTCGACGAGGAAACGACACGGATTATCGACACCGATGTTCCACTTGTAACGATTCCTGTACGCCCAGGACGTAACCTTGCTGTTATTATTGAGGTTGCAGCGATGAACTATCGCCTGAAACAAATGGGCTTTAATGCAGCCCTGCAGTTTACGAATAAGTTAACTGCGACCATATCTGAAGATATGGATGATCTCGATTAG
- a CDS encoding pro-sigmaK processing inhibitor BofA family protein, translating into MLAIGVLVLSVVLLSVIVFRKKLGFGWLSLFGAHLVLAALAIYVVNFSGLITQVHIPLNPATIGAVTILGLPGVVMLMGLRIILF; encoded by the coding sequence ATGTTAGCTATAGGAGTACTGGTCTTATCGGTTGTGTTGTTGAGTGTAATTGTGTTCCGAAAAAAACTTGGATTTGGATGGCTTAGTTTATTCGGCGCTCATTTGGTGCTAGCTGCGCTAGCGATATATGTAGTGAATTTCTCGGGGTTGATCACACAGGTTCATATTCCATTAAACCCCGCAACCATAGGCGCAGTAACGATTCTTGGCCTTCCAGGAGTAGTAATGTTAATGGGATTAAGAATAATTTTGTTTTAA
- the dnaX gene encoding DNA polymerase III subunit gamma/tau, whose protein sequence is MEHIALYRAWRPQSFQDMVGQQHIIQTLQNAIREQRVSHAYLFSGPRGTGKTSAAKVLAKAVNCERGPGPEPCNECPSCLRITAGNVMDVQEIDAASNRGVEEIRDLRDKVKYAPTEVRRKVYIIDEVHMLTTEAFNALLKTLEEPPSHAMFILATTEPHKLPATIISRCQRFDFRRVALEEQTAHLSAICEKEGITADVNALQYIARLSDGGMRDAVSLLDQISSFTDGKVTYEQVLGMTGGIPSEQFARLATAILEGDMGLLLELVEQLMHEGKSADKCLENLMYYFRDLLMIKMVPGADQLTERVLNPAEFKDMATAFSRDRLFQIVDTLNKYLGEMKYATHPQTLFEVALMKLCSLQQDEGETVTAAPLGALQPGSGANAPVVHSGELDLLKKQIAALEKKLEQALQSGGVSGGGRDGASSAKSHPAPSSAPRISASSKMPPNVDKFIAGKDSPDFAAIYKQWSLVLQGVKEEKVTVHAWFVDGEPVSVMDDAVLVAFKNTIHRDTTEKPANRQVIENVFAARLGKPYKLVTIMQRDWNEAAQKSVGQPGKEELRLEHEHDTAEAKSEPWIDEAIQLFGEDLVVIKE, encoded by the coding sequence GTGGAACATATCGCGCTGTACCGTGCTTGGCGGCCGCAGTCGTTTCAAGACATGGTTGGACAACAGCACATTATCCAAACGCTGCAGAACGCAATTCGTGAACAGCGGGTTTCGCATGCCTATCTGTTCAGTGGTCCGCGCGGAACGGGTAAGACAAGTGCTGCTAAAGTCTTAGCGAAAGCGGTCAATTGTGAACGAGGGCCAGGTCCGGAGCCTTGCAACGAGTGTCCTTCCTGCTTGCGAATCACTGCGGGCAATGTGATGGATGTGCAGGAAATAGATGCGGCATCGAACCGGGGTGTAGAAGAAATTCGTGATCTCCGGGATAAGGTGAAATATGCACCTACCGAGGTGCGCCGTAAAGTGTATATTATTGATGAAGTGCATATGCTGACAACAGAAGCATTTAATGCGCTATTAAAGACATTGGAGGAACCGCCGTCACATGCAATGTTTATCCTTGCGACTACGGAACCTCATAAATTACCAGCGACGATCATCTCTCGTTGTCAGCGCTTTGATTTCCGTAGAGTAGCTTTGGAAGAACAGACAGCTCATCTAAGCGCTATCTGTGAGAAGGAAGGGATTACAGCCGATGTTAACGCATTGCAGTATATTGCCCGTCTTTCTGATGGAGGTATGCGTGATGCAGTGAGTTTGCTGGATCAGATTTCATCTTTTACAGATGGCAAAGTTACGTACGAACAAGTGCTTGGGATGACCGGAGGGATACCCTCTGAGCAATTTGCACGTCTTGCAACTGCTATCCTGGAAGGTGATATGGGTCTTCTTCTGGAGCTTGTTGAACAGCTTATGCATGAAGGTAAGAGTGCTGATAAATGTCTAGAGAATCTTATGTATTATTTCCGTGATTTATTGATGATTAAGATGGTACCCGGGGCCGACCAACTGACTGAGCGAGTGCTTAATCCCGCCGAGTTTAAAGATATGGCCACCGCATTTTCTCGGGATCGTCTGTTTCAGATCGTTGATACACTTAATAAGTACCTAGGTGAAATGAAGTATGCTACACATCCGCAGACGTTGTTTGAGGTTGCGTTGATGAAGCTTTGTAGCTTGCAGCAAGATGAAGGTGAGACTGTAACAGCTGCTCCGTTAGGTGCATTACAGCCTGGATCAGGGGCAAATGCTCCTGTGGTTCACTCTGGCGAATTGGATCTGCTCAAGAAACAGATTGCTGCGCTGGAAAAAAAGCTGGAACAGGCGTTGCAGTCTGGCGGCGTTTCTGGAGGTGGGCGAGATGGTGCCTCTTCTGCGAAATCGCATCCGGCTCCAAGTTCTGCGCCGAGAATCTCTGCAAGCTCTAAAATGCCTCCAAATGTAGATAAGTTCATTGCTGGTAAGGATAGTCCTGATTTTGCAGCTATCTACAAACAGTGGAGTCTTGTCTTGCAAGGGGTAAAAGAGGAGAAAGTAACGGTTCATGCGTGGTTTGTAGACGGTGAGCCTGTATCAGTAATGGACGATGCAGTGCTTGTTGCATTCAAGAACACGATTCATCGCGATACAACGGAGAAGCCGGCCAACAGACAGGTCATTGAGAATGTGTTTGCAGCACGTCTTGGTAAACCTTATAAACTGGTAACTATTATGCAACGCGACTGGAACGAAGCTGCTCAGAAGTCAGTGGGACAGCCTGGCAAAGAAGAGTTACGGCTAGAACATGAACATGACACTGCAGAAGCGAAATCTGAACCTTGGATTGATGAGGCTATCCAGCTTTTTGGAGAAGACCTTGTTGTCATAAAAGAGTAA